One genomic window of Paenisporosarcina antarctica includes the following:
- a CDS encoding helix-turn-helix domain-containing protein yields the protein MYYLSEYQTFTSVKEMDLHVQQHINAHYNELIQTDRDVLSLISRYCCKFPGAAHLKVETIMKALSKSDATIRRAIRKLAKLKIIEKISFIRRVSKGYGANILRILPFEDKSTMNTRSDNESVTPVSNPATQLEKQTSLSINLIQNTYDTEDAIKKGLITKLPERIGHILGAFFDMNTMYKVYGIMLRAKAKIDRSITFEEYEEDYINAILSVVNAYKRGKVKNIYGVLYAAISSATKRLYVTALFNDAMDR from the coding sequence ATGTATTATTTATCAGAGTATCAAACATTTACTAGCGTCAAAGAAATGGACTTACATGTTCAGCAGCATATCAATGCCCATTACAACGAATTAATTCAAACGGATCGTGACGTACTTTCTTTAATTAGTCGCTACTGCTGTAAATTTCCAGGGGCTGCTCATTTGAAAGTAGAAACAATCATGAAGGCATTATCGAAGTCAGATGCGACGATTCGCCGTGCTATTCGTAAGCTGGCCAAATTGAAGATTATTGAAAAAATATCGTTTATCCGACGCGTCTCAAAAGGCTATGGCGCGAACATTCTTCGTATTTTACCCTTTGAAGACAAGTCGACTATGAATACTCGCAGTGATAACGAAAGTGTTACGCCTGTAAGCAATCCAGCCACTCAATTGGAGAAACAAACCTCTCTTTCTATTAATCTTATACAAAATACATATGATACAGAGGACGCGATTAAGAAGGGATTAATTACCAAGTTACCAGAAAGAATCGGGCACATTTTGGGTGCTTTTTTCGATATGAATACGATGTATAAAGTGTATGGCATCATGTTACGAGCGAAAGCAAAAATAGACCGTTCCATTACGTTTGAAGAGTACGAGGAAGACTATATAAACGCGATTCTATCTGTGGTCAATGCCTATAAACGAGGAAAAGTTAAGAATATATATGGAGTGTTATATGCAGCGATTTCCAGTGCCACAAAGCGTTTATATGTGACAGCTTTATTTAATGACGCTATGGATCGCTAG
- a CDS encoding acyltransferase, whose protein sequence is MKSDFEFLLDMIIGPREFFYVMECDVCGFDEIHFQHPITKKQIGIACKGCHFVCKLDFVANPNDNNRYFSISY, encoded by the coding sequence ATGAAATCTGATTTCGAGTTTCTACTAGACATGATTATTGGTCCACGTGAATTTTTTTATGTAATGGAATGCGATGTATGCGGATTTGATGAAATTCATTTTCAACATCCCATTACAAAAAAACAAATAGGGATTGCTTGTAAGGGTTGTCATTTTGTATGTAAGTTAGATTTTGTTGCTAACCCTAATGATAATAATCGCTATTTTTCAATTTCATATTAA